A genome region from Salvia splendens isolate huo1 chromosome 19, SspV2, whole genome shotgun sequence includes the following:
- the LOC121779154 gene encoding uncharacterized protein LOC121779154: MQRLPDEFVRMHGHALPFDCRLVWPNGIRYRVRIVKLGHGFFFTSGWRDFVRATGVGQGDHLTFTLVDAGVFDVKRYASETQCHPPEDVDDTYIHTLILFVVVEDDALEGSHGPDIDTSEEYVPSGTESETTMEEEYVDNSRALTIDGVPSFEIMLNSENINRRLEIPYGFWQRHIPIGAIQGGLYLVTERGIWPCTLKNNSSKIWVKNGWNRFKYEHNVVVGVRCQFKLVDAFEVQFRVSFDRP, from the exons ATGCAGCGACTTCCCGACGAATTCGTCAGGATGCATGGGCATGCCTTACCGTTCGACTGTAGGCTCGTGTGGCCGAATGGAATCCGCTACAGAGTGCGCATTGTAAAGCTTGGCCATGGGTTCTTCTTCACATCCGGATGGAGAGATTTCGTTCGTGCAACTGGCGTTGGACAAGGCGATCATCTGACCTTCACATTGGTGGATGCGGGAGTCTTCGATGTTAAACGGTATGCGAGTGAAACGCAATGTCACCCGCCTGAAGATGTTGACG ATACTTACATACACACACTCATATTGTTTGTAGTCGTTGAAGACGACGCTCTGGAAGGTAGCCATGGCCCAGACATCGATACGTCTGAAGAGTACGTGCCATCAGGCACTGAATCTGAAACAACAATGGAGGAGGAATACGTGGACAACAGTCGGGCGCTCACAATCGACGGCGTCCCTTCTTTCGAAATTATGCTCAACTCGGAGAACATCAATCGTAGGCTAGAAATCCCGTATGGCTTTTGGCAACGCCATATCCCCATTGGGGCAATACAAGGGGGACTGTATCTGGTGACCGAAAGGGGGATATGGCCATGTACTCTCAAAAACAACTCCTCGAAGATATGGGTGAAGAATGGGTGGAATCGTTTCAAATACGAGCACAATGTTGTTGTGGGGGTTCGTTGCCAATTCAAGCTTGTTGATGCCTTCGAAGTCCAGTTTCGCGTGTCGTTTGATCGTCCCTAA